The genomic DNA ATTTCCAGcctaaacaaaaaacaaaaacacatttgtacaaAGGTGGAGTTTGTCATTGTCTTCACTTTGAGGACGCCATCTCATCCTTTCACCACAATTTCTTTCCTCAGGGCACCACCATGCTTTTCATCTGTGCTCAAAACAGCTCGAACAATGGGACGTTCTTCTTCCGGACAATGCagagaaacaacactgatgctgGGCTCACTCCAACAGAGAGGGTAAGGCCTCAAATTTACCGCCATAAACACGGataaaaagtgtatttaatcTATTCTTCATACATAAGGAAATGTACTTGTTTATGTTATATGACAGAAAAATCTCCAAAATCTACCATGTGTTCAGTCGGGAGACTATGAGGGCTATAACATATAATTCCCATGATTTTATTACAAACATTGAGTGACCCCCCCTGCATTTGATATATTTCTTAACTAATTTATTAACGCTTCCTTAATTTGACACCCATCTGTGGgtaataaaatgccaaaaattaCATCATGGTCCCATAATAACATGTACACGTGAAGATTGATCTGAGAGGTCTGCTGGTTTCTGTGTTTAAGTGCTGATAAGAAGCTGATATTTGACAGAAACTGTTTGGTTGCTCAGTTAGGAGCTTTATTGTCCGCAATGTGGAAaaattgtctttgttgtttttacggCTGTGTGCTGAAGCCAAAGAGACAAAAGATAAGAACAGACATCGAAAACACTCAACATGATGTTAAAAGACTTCAATAAAGTAATTTTCAAAAAGAATAGAACAAAACATGTCAGATTATCTATCTCAGGTAAGTTTCATGTACCTTGTTTTCTCAACACACGAAAAACTGGTTGTAAAGTACACACAATTTGTGGATAATATGTTAAACTACAAACTTAcgtacaaaactacaaaaaaaaactaaatgaccCTTCAAAGACAGAGCAGTCACAATATTGGACCATAATTGACCAACATTTCTCAAATTtaaatgagaatgaaaataattctgttaattttatgtgtaaatatattatatgttgtatcttcattttatttgctttgctAAACTTTGCTGTACTTTCTCTACGCTTATTTCACCTTTCCAAATTTTACTTTATGTCACATTATCTTTCTAGAGAGTGACAGAAATTCGAGGCATGGTGAAAGGCAATGTGATCCAGTGTGAGTTCAACGTCCCCAATGTGAACGCCACCAACACCAGGACGAGCCATGTTAccaccttctccctcctcctcggGACTGGAAGTTTTGATGGAAGTAAGTAAgacacactttaacacacactgtacataatATTGTTTGGTTCACAACATGATTTTTTGAAGTTACGCAGCATTTATTGTTCGTATTTACCCGAGTTAATATTTTAAGTAATGTTATTACTTAAATTATAAAgtgaacatacaaacaaaaacagtggttTACTTGGACAAGTTGATCATATCATGCTAGCAGCTAACCAGCATAGTAGCTGGATAGAGGCTAGCAAGATATAACATTACAATGCAGAAAGATCAGACAatgtatattaaaataaaaaataaaacaaaaaacccaacaatCAGCTTATAACATTCAACAATGTTTCTGTAACTGTCCAAGTAGCAAGCTAACGCGCTAGCATTAGCCCCCAAAAACTGGGTACTTAAATTTGGTACTTTATGATGACTTCCAAGTGTGCAGATTTGACACTGACCCAGTTAATCGCTAATTTCGGAAGGATTTTGGAAGGATTTACTGCTTTCTCTTTCaaactttatattatatttcaactGTGAACTAAACCagatttaatgcattttattgtgaCTTTAAGCTAACCTCCCACTGCTCTGTCCCCTCATATTATTGTTCAGGTACTCTTGGTCCCTTCAACATCTCCCGGGCCATTGGTCCTCTGAACCTCGCCAACCCGGCCAGCAACATCACCACACCAGCACCCACCACAATGACGACATCGGGATCTAGTGGAGCTGTCCACCCTCATGGTAAACAACGCGCTGccattatatatttgtactttagTTTTAGGTGTTCAGACGCACTAGTCCAGAAGGAGTTGGTGTCCTAATTTAACACATTTGAAGGCAATCCACACACTGATGGAACTGCAGGAAGGAcataacactttattttattttacttctttctttttttttgtactgcaTTATCATAAATTCATAGGAAGGTTCCTGGATAAAAACCAAAAGAGTCTTTCAGTCAGTGCACAGCGAGTCAGCTCAAAAATTGATCCCTCTGGAAATGAACTGCAGTTTATAAACTCAATTTAActctttaaagaaaacaaccatTTTCTGATAAACGCCTTTTGTCTCTTTCCCTGCCAGctgtgctgctcctgctgaGCGTCCTCACACTGTCCGTCTCGCTGAGAGCCTGAAAAGTCCAGCAGGAAGTTGTGGCCAGTTGGATATAATGAAGACGGCCGATgcacagagaaaaactgagTATTATTATAATACAAACtatgtataaaatgtttttactgaacTTATTTAGACTTGTTTAAAGTATCTTTTGCACTATGTGTGTACCTGAGATGTACTTTGAGTTGACGTTCCAGCTAAAAATGAACGATATTCATAAGGCATTTGCAAACACTTCATGTGGTTTTAGTAACCAAATCATAATTTCGTTTTCAGCATAGGATTAGAGAAAAAGTGTTTTGCACTTGCGTGGGTCTAATGAGCCATTTACCAGAACATCATCAGCCAACATCCTTTAACGGGAACGCAGGCCAGGatggtttttatgttttaatatttaccTGTGAATGTACTGTGACTGTAATATATTTGTTGAGGGGACAGCTAAAAGGTCCACCTtatctaaaataataataaacttgaAACTATGGTTTACTTGTTTGTGGGGTCATTGACAGCTTTTTCTCCATTTAGTGAATTACACTTCCTGGTGTTTCCAATCCTCATACTTATGACCTTCTATCCGTCATAAAGGTTTGgttgaaagaaaatgcaacaagAGGCGGAAACCAACGCATGACTtgagggctgcagctaacaattatcTTAACTActtcataaaatgaaaagatttgTGAAAAATGCAGATCGCACTTtcttatcaaaatagttgcagattttcttttgttgatcgtcttattgtttcagctctacgtGACATCACCTGTCATCACCTGACAAAAAGGCTCAAAGCAACAAACTcgagcagtcagacgatcagacaggttgtaaataAGCCAACAGCTATCAATTTATCTGGAGGTAAAACTGACAGTGAGTGCGCCTGAAATCATGGTTATAATCGCTCAGTCAGCACACACCTATGGCaagtaggtcaaagttgaagtAGGAGGAGTGTCTGTAAACTATGATGTATGTTTACAGCAAACAGTTTGGGTTTTAATTTTACcgtttgcttgttttctctccaaatAAATTTGACTAGCCTGAGGGCCTTTCTTTACAACTCATACGCTGGAACTTCAAACTTTGTAGTGACGTTGGTGCAGAACGAGACTTCACTTACTTTGGTGATTACAAAGTATTAAAACTTATAGAACCAGTGGCCAAAGCTACAAAATCTAATTCCAAGTTGTGATAAAACGGTTT from Enoplosus armatus isolate fEnoArm2 chromosome 14, fEnoArm2.hap1, whole genome shotgun sequence includes the following:
- the LOC139296488 gene encoding putative ferric-chelate reductase 1, whose protein sequence is MERGLILLVAALMVYVATGVQGTSHLSFANNTQVNITRDGCGVTKLCVETPDNCDPAGNNSCLFASVVTSTPVAPNGTELSIELRGDSMGYIALGLTVNASEGTTMLFICAQNSSNNGTFFFRTMQRNNTDAGLTPTERRVTEIRGMVKGNVIQCEFNVPNVNATNTRTSHVTTFSLLLGTGSFDGSTLGPFNISRAIGPLNLANPASNITTPAPTTMTTSGSSGAVHPHAVLLLLSVLTLSVSLRA